In Gracilibacillus salitolerans, the sequence AGCTTATTATGGAATGGTGACTTATTTTGATCGAATTGTTGGGGAGATTGTCAATGAGTTAGAACGATTAAATATGTTAAAAGATACGATTATAATGGTAACAAGTGATCATGGTGAAATGCTTGGTGAACATGGAATGTGGTTTAAAAGAACGTTTTATGATCCAGCAACCAAAATTCCTTTAGTAATATCTTGTCCTGAACGTTTTCAAGGAAATAGAACCGTATCAGAAGTTGTTTCATTAGTTGATTTAGCAGCTACTTGCATCACATTAGCAGAAGCTCCCGGTGCTGATGAATGGATTGAGGATATCGATGGTAATAGCTTCGAGGCACTCCTTTATGATAAACAAATAGATTGGAAGGATGAAGTAATTGCTGAATACTATGGAGAGGGAGCAATTGAACCCTTAATTATGATTAGGAAAGGCAACTACAAATTTGTTTATATTCATCAACAAGAACCATTACTGTTTGATCTGGAGACAGATCCTCATGAATTAAATAATTTAGCTCAAGATGTAAATTATCAGAACATTTTACAACAGCTTAAAAAGAGAATTCATGATGAATTTGATGTAGATACGATCAAACAAGATATTATTAAAAGTCAAAAAGAACGTCTCTTCCTAGCAAAAACTTTGAATATTGGTGAAAAGACAGATTGGCAAGTGAAGAAGTAGCAGGTTAAAGGGAGCAAAAAATTCCTAAAAAAGGGAGGCTATTATAATGGGAGGCCAAATAGATTAATTCATAAGGGCTCCTATGGAGAAACAAGTGCTTGTTTAATAGAAATAAATGTGGATGATGTCTAAATCAAATTGTGATGAGGTGAGGATTGTGAAATTACTACTTAATGGAGATCTTGAAAAGATTGATAAAGGCATTCGTCTGTTACAAGAAGAGCTACACTTTGATCTAACAGACGATGGTTTTCCTATCGATGTAGTACAATCAAGTGGCAATCTAAAAGTCAGTTGTGATGGAGAGAGAGGCTTTATTCAATTCGAGGAAAAAATTCACTTTTTCCGTGCACTTGGCTTGTGGTTGGAAAATTATCATAAACAAAAAATATTTAATATTACAGAAGAGCCACAATTTGATATGAATGGAATCATGGTTGATGCTTCTAGAAATGGTGTTTTGAAAGTGGGATCGATTCAATTTTTGTTGAGAAAAATGGCAGTGATGGGTTTAAATGTTGTCATGATGTATACAGAAGACACTTTTGAAGTGGAAGAATACCCCTATTTTGGTTATATGAGAGGTCGATATTCCTTTTCGGAATTAAAAGCGTGTGATGATTATGCACATGCTTTTGGGATTGAGATGATGCCGTGCATTCAATCATTAGCTCATTTAAAGGAAGCGCTTAAATGGAATTATGCGTCGAATATACGTGATACGGAAGATATTTTACTGGTTGGAGAAGAAGAAACGTATCACTTTATTGAGAAAACTATTCAATCTGCTACCAAACCTTATCGTTCCAATCGGATTCATATTGGGATGGATGAAGCACATCAGCTAGGATTAGGCCGATATTTAGAGAAAAATGGATATAAAGATCGTTTTTCAATAATGAGTGAACACTTGAAAAAAGTGTATGAAATAACAGAACGAAATCAATTAAAACCAATGATATGGAGCGATATGTTCTTTAGACTAGGATCTAAAACAGGAAATTATTATGACGAAAAAGCAGAGATACCACAAAAAGTAATTGATCAAATTCCGAAAGATCTACAATTAGTATATTGGGATTATTACCATACGGATAAGGATTTCTATAAAAATTTTCTAAATATGCATAAAGAATTAGGATCAGATCCAATATTTGCGGGTGGAATTTGGACATGGAATGGTATCGCTCCAAATTATGGTAAGACTATTAAAACCACTCATGCTGCACTACAAGCGTGTAAAGACACAGGTGTTAAAGAGGTATTTGCTACGATGTGGGGAGATAATGGTGCGGAAACAGATCCATTTACAGGATTAGCAGGTATGCAATTATTCGCAGAACATGGTTATTCAAAGGATTTTGATGAACAGAAATGGAAAGAACGATTTTCATTCTGTGGACAAGCTGAGTTATCCGATTACTTAGAGTTAAATAAATTTGATGAAACACCAGGTGTAAGTTCAAATAATATAAAAGAATCACATCCAGCTAAATTCTTGTTATGGCAGGATGTATTGCTAGGACTATTTGATAAGAATATTGAAGGTTTACCAATGTCTGGTCATTACCAACAATTAGCAATTTGTATGCAAGAGGCAAAGGAACGAAACTCTGATTATCCATTAATGTTTGGCTACTACTATCAGTTGGCCAATGTATTAAGTGAAAAAGCAGAGATCGGTCTAGAGTTAAAAACAGCTTATGATGCCAAAGATCAAGATTCTTTAACTCATTTGCGTGATCAATTAAAGAGTTTAGTAAAAAAGATAGATGATCTACGTAAAGCGCATCGCTCGCTTTGGATGGACAGATATAAACCATTTGGTTGGGAAGTGTTAGACATTCGTTATGGTGGGGTAATTTCTAGAATGCATACTGCTATTGATCGTATTAATGATTGGTTAACTAATAAAATCTCTGTTATTGAAGAATTGGAACCAGAAAGGTTATGGCATGATGCTCCATGGGTAATGCCAGAAGGAGCTATTGGACGTAACGTATATCATCGTATAGTAACAGCGAGTGCATTTTCTGAGTAAAATCGCAAAGAATTATCTTGGTGTGATAAGAATGAGTTACTTTGTGGCTAGAAGATTCTATATAATATACGGGTGAGTTTGTTCACCAAAAGATTTAAATAACTAATCCTAGAAGAATTAAGGAACGATCGAGTTTTTATAAAGATAAAGAATTATTTTCTAGAGGATCTTAAATGGAGGTAGTGTGATAACAAATGGCTATAAAAAATAAAGTTCAACTAATAACTTATCCTGATTCATTAGGAGGGGATCTACGACATTTAAATCAAGTATTAACCAATTGTTTTCATGGTTTATTTGAAGGTGGGATTCATATTTTACCTCCATTTCCTTCATCTGGAGATCGAGGATTCGCTCCTAAAAATTATTTAGAGATAGAGCCAGAGTTCGGTGATTGGAATGATATTCGAGCTATTGGTGAAAAAAATGATGTACTAGTAGATTTAATGGTGAATCATATTTCAAAGTTATCACCTTATTTTCAAGACTATTTAAGGAACGGCTCTGATTCAGAATATGCCGATTGTTTTATTACGTTGGATAAGTTGTGGGAAGACGGTATACCAAAACAAGATGATATAGACAAAATATTTTTACGTAGACCTGTTCCGTACTCTACATTTTCTTTTGAAAAAACAGGTGAACAATTCAAGGTCTGGACGACATTTGGCAAAGAAGATCCTTCTGAACAAATTGATTTAGATATTAAATCACCTAAAGTGAAGGAAATTTTGGCATCTTTCTTTGAAACTTTCAGTCAAAATAATATTAAGATTGTTCGATTAGATGCTGTTGGTTATGTGATTAAAAAGCTAGGGACAAGTTGTTTTTTTGTTGAGCCAGAAATTTATCAATTTTTAGAATGGGTGAAAGAGTTAGCAGATCATTACGAAATTGAAATCCTTCCCGAAGTACATTCGAATTATGACATTCAGTTGAAGCTCGCTGAACAAGGTTATTGGATCTACGATTTCATACTGCCATATACAGTACTAGAAACGATGCTTACCAAAAGTAGTAAACGCTTGAAGGAGTACTTAAAAGACAGACCTGAAAAACAGTTCACCATGCTGGATTGTCATGATGGTATCCCAGTGTTGCCTGATTTAGAAGGTAAAATCGATACAAAAAAAGCTAGTGAAATAACGCAAACTTGTAAAGATAGGGGAGCAAATTTTAGTGTAATTGTGTCAGATGAACACAAAGCGGCTGATGGTTTTGATGTACATCAAATAAATGGGACGTACTATTCATTATTGAATAGTGATGATGCCTATTTAGCATCAAGAGCGATACAATTTTTCGTTCCAGGAATTCCACAAGTTTATTATGTAGGGTTATTAGCAGGGGAAAATGATTTTCAATCTGTTGAAGAAACAGGAGAAAACCGTGCCATTAATCGGCATAATTATACGCAATCAGAAATTGAAGAATCTGTGGGAAAAGCAGTGGTAAAAAGGCTTTTGAAGCTTATTCAATTCCGTAATGAATATCCTGCTTTCGATGGGGAGTTCTCTGTTATGGAATCAAACGATAAACATATTAAACTTAAATGGGTAAAGAAAGAAAAATATTGTGAATTACACATCGACTTAAACACTTATCGAACGGTCATACACTATTTAGATGAACAAGGGAAAGCTTCTGAATATGTACTGTAATAATTTTAGATTTAAGTTAGAGTAACTGATTGTCACAGGCAAACAATTTTACACCTCAATCACCGGTATTTTATAGGATAGTGTAAGTTAGGATTAAAACCTTATAAATGTTGTTAAATCAACATTTATAAGGTTTTTTTATGAAACTTAAAACGATACCGAGTATACCACCAGCAATCGCCGGAACAATCCAACCTAGTCCTACCGTATATAAAGGAAGTACAGCAGTAAAGAATTCGTTCACAACTTGTATTTTTATACCTGCTGCATTCAGTCCATCAAATAAAGCTACAATAAATGTGAATAGAATACTAACTTGATATACTTCTTTCTTACCTTTGAAAAGAGGATTTAAGAATGTTAAAACCATTAAACACATTGCCAGTGGATAAAGCATAGATAACACA encodes:
- the gtfA gene encoding sucrose phosphorylase, whose product is MAIKNKVQLITYPDSLGGDLRHLNQVLTNCFHGLFEGGIHILPPFPSSGDRGFAPKNYLEIEPEFGDWNDIRAIGEKNDVLVDLMVNHISKLSPYFQDYLRNGSDSEYADCFITLDKLWEDGIPKQDDIDKIFLRRPVPYSTFSFEKTGEQFKVWTTFGKEDPSEQIDLDIKSPKVKEILASFFETFSQNNIKIVRLDAVGYVIKKLGTSCFFVEPEIYQFLEWVKELADHYEIEILPEVHSNYDIQLKLAEQGYWIYDFILPYTVLETMLTKSSKRLKEYLKDRPEKQFTMLDCHDGIPVLPDLEGKIDTKKASEITQTCKDRGANFSVIVSDEHKAADGFDVHQINGTYYSLLNSDDAYLASRAIQFFVPGIPQVYYVGLLAGENDFQSVEETGENRAINRHNYTQSEIEESVGKAVVKRLLKLIQFRNEYPAFDGEFSVMESNDKHIKLKWVKKEKYCELHIDLNTYRTVIHYLDEQGKASEYVL
- a CDS encoding beta-N-acetylhexosaminidase: MKLLLNGDLEKIDKGIRLLQEELHFDLTDDGFPIDVVQSSGNLKVSCDGERGFIQFEEKIHFFRALGLWLENYHKQKIFNITEEPQFDMNGIMVDASRNGVLKVGSIQFLLRKMAVMGLNVVMMYTEDTFEVEEYPYFGYMRGRYSFSELKACDDYAHAFGIEMMPCIQSLAHLKEALKWNYASNIRDTEDILLVGEEETYHFIEKTIQSATKPYRSNRIHIGMDEAHQLGLGRYLEKNGYKDRFSIMSEHLKKVYEITERNQLKPMIWSDMFFRLGSKTGNYYDEKAEIPQKVIDQIPKDLQLVYWDYYHTDKDFYKNFLNMHKELGSDPIFAGGIWTWNGIAPNYGKTIKTTHAALQACKDTGVKEVFATMWGDNGAETDPFTGLAGMQLFAEHGYSKDFDEQKWKERFSFCGQAELSDYLELNKFDETPGVSSNNIKESHPAKFLLWQDVLLGLFDKNIEGLPMSGHYQQLAICMQEAKERNSDYPLMFGYYYQLANVLSEKAEIGLELKTAYDAKDQDSLTHLRDQLKSLVKKIDDLRKAHRSLWMDRYKPFGWEVLDIRYGGVISRMHTAIDRINDWLTNKISVIEELEPERLWHDAPWVMPEGAIGRNVYHRIVTASAFSE